CCTGGGAGTATCTCGGTATCTTCTTCATCATCAGAATCGTCCTCTGTGGTCTCGTCTGCCTCCTCGGCTTGCTTCTGAGCTTTGGCCTCACTGGTCCCCTGGATGGGGCAAGAAGCTGTTTCTTCCTGGCCATCATTGGATGGGACAGCAACCCGGACACTCACCAAAGCATCCATCTCTTCAAAGAAGGGACAGGTCTCTGGTGCCTGGCCATTCTTAACTTTACGATAGCTGGTTTGCAGGCTTTTAAACTTGGTCCGACACTGCTCCGGGGTCCTAAGAAAGCCATATTCCCGCAACCTCTTAGCCACTGCTCCATACAGCTGGCTGTTGCGGTGACAGTTCCGGAGGGTTTCATAAAACTGAGTCTCACTAAGAATTGCAAGGTAAGTCTTGGTCTCTTCATAGCCCCAGTGTACACCTGCCACCAGAAGAGAAATTTCAGCACCACTTAATCAAGAGCTTTACAGCCTGAATTCCTCAGTCCTATCATCTGCATCGAGAATTCACCTAAgcggccgggcgcgatggctcacgcctataatcccagcattttgggaggccgaggcgggcggatcatgaggtcaggagatcgagaccatgttggctaacacggtgaaaccccatctctactaaaaatacaaaaaaactagctgggcatggtggcgggcgcctgtagtcccagctactcgggaggctgaggcaggagaatggcgtgaacccgggaggcggagcttgcagtgagccgagatcgtgccactgcaatccagcctgggcaacagagcaagactccgtctcaaaaaaaaaaaaaaaaaaaaaaagaattcacctAAGCTCAGGCTCCtagatgaaaaagtaaaaatacttcaTGTTGCCAAAACCCACAAACTCAGTATAAAATGTTTTGCTTCTTTATCTCCTTTAGCAATTTCACAGAGacctttatttataaattctgTTTAGCCATATAAAAAagaagctggccaggcacagtggctcatgtctgtaatccctgtggatcgcttggggccaggagtttgagaccagcctggacaacatggtgaaagcccgtctctaccaaaaacatagaaaaattagccaggcatggtggtgtgcacctatagtcccagctacttgggaggctgaggcatgagaatcaagaatcacttgaactggggaggcggaggttgcagtgagatgagatcacaccactgcactccagcctggacaacagagcaactctgtctcaaaaaaagaaaaaaaagaagtgagagaacaaagataatgaaaataacatttagcACATGTGCCACGTTTAATTAACCTACATATATTTGTGtccacaacaaaaaaggaaaaagagaatgaagaagacaagaagaaaaatagaaatgaaaaagcagaagACACAAAGATCAGAAAGCTAGAACAGAACTAAAGTAAGATCATGCATGtcataaaaaacaaggaaaagaccACTGCTTACAAAGGAACTGCAACTTTAGCGATGTAGTCCTCCTGCTTTGTCCCATTTTATGCTTGAGGAAATGGAAGCTTAGAATGGTTAGATAACTGTTCAAGGTCACCCAGTTGATTAGTGGTCATCAGGATAGAATCTAAGCCTCCTGAGTCATACTTTGGTGCTCTTTCCATAACAGCATAGTTGTACCAATTACATTAATGGTAGTAAGTGACACTTTTAAAAGGATTCCATAGGCAAGAATATTTACATAGAGTGTTAAACAAGCTTTCTCACTGTAGGACTTCTCAATCCTGTTAAAATGCCAATGTATACTATGAATCTCAGAGGAAACTTAGATGTTcccagctgagtgtggtggctcacacctgtagtcctaactactcagaaggctgaggtgggaggactgcttgaatccagtgagaccagcctgagcaacacagcaagaccctgtctctgttttgaatatattttaaaatttttaaattaaaaaatgtttccccAACTTTGGACAATTCTTCACTGTGCTATTCtaagtaaaaatgaatataataaactGACTTTGAGCTCTGGGGaagataaaatatgtaaactATCCAGTTCATATGAcgtactcaataaatactggttCTACTTAAAGATAGTATCGTGCCACATTTTTCTCAGTGAGCCTGCAATGATTTTAAAATCAGGGAAAAAATAGTTTagtaaagaaatggaaggaaTGATACTCCTTCTCAGGACTGTGAATTTTCTgagtgtatttcttttaaaaatctaaatttattcCCAATTATTTCACTGATTTtcccataaaatagaatgaaatacaCACAAAGAATTGAGAAGCACTTCTTTGTTCCCTAAGTGGCAAAGCTGGCATGTAACATTAAGCCTTCTGACCCTACATCCAGTCTCTTTGTTCCCCAAGTCGAATTCCAAAACTCCAAGAAGAAAAGCTTCTTACCACCTGGGTTTCTGAACACGACAGCTGCAGTTGAGTTGGGGTCCTGGGGGGTCGCCTCTAGATCCATGTCATCACTGTCAGACTCCTGAGCCACAGCCTCTTCTGCTCCCTCCTCATGCTGCCAGCCCCTCCGCCCTGGCTCCTCAGTCTTAGCATCATTGCTTACCAGGCAAGAGTGAGAGGCTGCTTCTTCCAGGCCATTACTGGGCAGGGCAATGACCTGTGCACTCATCAGGGCtttcatttcttcaaagaagggGCAGGTCTCAGGTGGGTGGCCGCTCTTGACTTTCCGATAGCTCTTCTGGAGACCTTTGAACTTGGTCCGACACTGTTCCAGGGTCCGGAGGAAGCCATATTCCCTGAGCCGCTCAGCCACAGCCCCATACACTTGGCTGTTCTTATGACAGCTTTTGAGAGCCTCATAAAACTCAGTCTGGCTGAGAATTGCGAGGAGCGTTCTGGTCTCTTCATAGCCCCAGTGCACACCTGCCACCTTCTCATCTTCAAAGCTCCAGTGATCCTGTTCCACCCAGCTTCTTCTATCTTTCTTGGATGGTAACAGATCAGCATGCACTCGTCTGTCTCCTGTGTGGCTGCCACTTGGAAGTTCTTTCTCCTTGGAGCCCAGCAGATCTGGGATCCATGGCTCTCCTTGCTCCAACCTGGAGACCACACTGGACTGAGGAAATGGAAATCCTGCTTGCAGGGAAGCAAACAAAAGGTGTCATAGTTTGGACTGATTATCACAAAAATCTTGAAATTCAGTCCTGCCTTTTTCATCCAAGAGGATTATAAACAAAGTCTCTAGGGCAATGTTTTCAGAAAGTTCAGTGGGTTGAAACAAGTGGGGAAAATACAGGAAACCTCAAAAGatgagaaatgttttattttccagagCAGGGTGACAAGAGAGGAAAGGATTCTGTTGTGTGTTCAGAGCAGGTAATTCTATTCCAAGTTGCTCCCTAGCTTCCTATTTGTAGGCAGGTCCTAGTACTGCTGGGAATAATTGTTCTTCACTTGGGGCTACAGAATTAAACTCGGAGTGATTTCAAGGGGGAGGCAAGAGAAGATTGTCTTTAACTTATCTGTTTCCTTCACAGTCAGTCACCAAGTTCTAAAGGTGGTTACCTTAGTAGTCGTTCCTCTCTATTCCTACTGCCACCATCCAAGTCCAGACTACTTATCCTCTCACACCCAGATAATTGCAGCAGTCACTGTTCTACCTAACTGCAGGCTCTTGCTTCCTCAGTGCACATGCTACCCTGGTGAACCTTAACCTTAATGCCTACCATACCCATTCCTGTCAGACTCTTCCCTCCAGAACACAGCACACTATTATTCACCACTCTGTGCCTTTAATTCCCTCCTATCCAATTTCAGCCCATCCTTCAAGAGGCTGTATTTCCCAGTGCCCTCAAGAAGGCTTACCTATAGCTCTCCCTCATCTTCCACTCTGCCAAACCCATACGGTACTCACACAATTGAGCAAGTCATTGTCTGGCACTGTTTCAGTACAGTTCAGTTCGGCCCATACTTAAAGAGTTAGCTGTTGTGTTTTCAATCATGTTTTTAAGTTGAGGATAGGCACATTTTCTTATTGCAGAGTACCCTGCAAGGTGTTGAGCACCTTGATAGGTGTTCAAAAACTGATGAACTCTGCAAGTCTGTGTGCAAGATTCAGGGATTTCATCTGGGTGACTAAACAGACCATTACCAAACTGGCTGGGAAGGCTGTTGTCTTGGATGATAAGATCAGAATTCAAAACAACCTCAACAAATTTTAAGTGAAATGGTAACAGAAAAAAAGCATAGAACATGGAGATCAATAgactacaaagaagaaaaacaagttctACAAAAATCAAGTACAAGAATAATCAACTAGGTATAAAGGCATTGGGGAAAGTTATCAGAGTCCTGGAAGTTACCCGGTGAACAAAAAAAATACCACAGGTTGGGCTATACTGATACAAGACATTGCAAGATTCTGAAGTAAAATTCTTACTTAGCTTCTAACAGACTTTCAGGAAAATAATACACATAATTTAGTTCCCCACAATTAACATGATATTTGGAGAACTTAAAGGTTCCAATAGAGAGCAACAAAAAGTTAGGTTTAAAGAATGGATCTTCTGGGGGGAAAGTTTAAGGTAACAAATATAGTTTAATTTGAAGATGGAAAACAGCCAAAAGGAAGATGTGCCttcaagtaaataatttttatctagAAAATAATGACCTACTGTCATCATTaccaagaggaaataaaataattccaagTTCTTTCTGATAAAAACTAGGCAGCCATTCTCTTGTGGACTTATCAGGAGGTGATATAAGAATACCACAGGGCTAAACTACATGTCAACAACCACATATTCTGCAATTTCCACTTACTCCTGAAATCCCTTACCCACTCACTATCCCCAACCCTACTTCCCAACTTGGAATGGCAGTCTATCTTCCCATGTGAATCTACTCCTCACCGCTCCTTTGAAAAGGTTTGAGCTTCTCCTTTGGGTTCAtctgctcctgtggtcccaggtcTGGGCTTCTTGCCCTCTCTTTCTTGGGTACACCCCTGGGCTGGGGTTCCACTGACTCCTGCCGAACACTTAATAACTCTTGTGATGATTTCGGGGGTGTCATCTTCTCCAAGCGCACTTCCTGCCCCTTCACAGAGACTGTGACCTAGAAACAACCCCCATTAATTGTCACTGCAAGATCATAATGAGGGGCATTCCCAGAGGAGATTATTTAATACCCGTGGCCAGGGTTGTAGGGGTGGGGGAGGTTAAAGCGAACAAGGATCTTATTCCATTGCCATTAGCTTAAAGCAGCTGAAACTCCAGAAGGAAATGATCAAAAGAGTAAACCCACCTACaggctgaaaaaaacaaaacaaaatcccctTTCTTCTCTATTAAGAAACTATGAAACTAGGAAAAACTCATTATGACAGGGTAGGTGAAGGTACACCCAGGCAGCATCTCCAGACAAGCACTATCTGAAAAAGTTACCTATACCAGACCAGAAGTATAAGCATCACCAAGGGAGACTGTGTCCCTCTTAAAGCCTGTCTATATCTTAATTTAGCCCTCCACCCTTGCCCCTTCCCAGTATCACACTTTTGAATTCCCCCTCCCTTCTCACCAAAGATCCAGGTCTTCCAGGCTCTCTTTCTAAATCTTCCACGAGAGTCACTGCCTCCTCTCCATTTTCTGGACATTGTTCCTGTACCCAATTCTGGATCTCCCCAGGTAAGACGGTCAGGAACTGCTCTAGCACCAACAGTTCTACAATCTGCTCCTTGGTGCGCACCTCCGGCCTTAGCCACCGACAGCAAAGTTCCCAGAGTTGGCTGAAAGCCTCCCGCGGCCCAGCCACCTCCTGGTAATGGAATCTCCTGAAACGCTGTCGGAAGCTCTCAGAGTTAGTGCCATTCTCTCTCAGAGCGGATTTGGCCATCATTAACAGCAGAAAGCAGCTTCCCTCCACTTAAGAGTCTGGGTTCCAGGGCTTACATCTATCTTCCCATGTCCTTGGAGAGTCCCCTGCAGATGACTCTCTGTAAGAGGAGTTTCTTCCTAGGGCAGAGAAAGATGGCACTATCAGCAGAAGGAATACATTCATACGTCTAAAGTCTTGCCAGAGCTAGCCTGCCTTCCCATGTGCTCCGAGTGGCCTTCTGAGGTAGCACAATCTTCAGTAAATAGACTTTGCAAAAGCTGCTTTTCTGGTTGACTTCCAGGGCAGCCCCAGGAAGCAGCAGAGAATAAAACTACTTACTGTctgccccctcccacctcctccaaaTCCAATCCCATTTAATTTCCTTGCCCAATGTTGCACGGTGAGTCCGAACCATATAGGAGAGCTGGTGCTCGAGAGGATCTAAAGACAAGTCGCCATCCTGCTCGAAGGCAACAAAAAGCCTCTGTCCAGCTGGTCGCAGCTCATCTCCCCCAGTACCTCCGCAGTCCTTCCGGAGGCCTTCAGtgtccgccccgccccctcggGCTGCACAACTCCCAAAGCCCACTCCAGGCAAAAATCACGTCCAGAATCTCGGGTCTTTGTTTTCCCCGCGTAAAAGTAGAAGTTGCTCAGCAAGGATTAAGGAGCTACCTGTCGGAAAACCTCGCGCAAGGAGAGAAGCTGGTTTTGGCTCCAAAGCGCGGACCGAGTGTGCTTGGGGAGAGTCACACTGCGTTGGAGAGAGTCCGAGGGGCAGTAGTAACGGGCTTCCTGAGGACGAGCTCGGGAGTCGGCCAGAGGCTCCAGGTGCTGCCGGTTCGCGGACGCCGAGCTCTCAGCTCAAGGAGCGGCGGCTGCGGGATTCTGGCCTCTTTTGTCTCCGCTCCCTCAGGCCGGGTCACCCAGAGCCGTCGTGCGGTCCCTCCAGAGGCCTCTGACCCGGCTAAGGCGCCCTGAGGGCGCCCTCCAGCCCACCCCTGGGAGTGTCTCCCTCTCGAGCTGCCCCTCAGCCCCCTCGCATCCTTGCCTCCGGGCCAGTCTCATCCACTCGAGGTCCAACCCCGACCCCGGCCCGGgctctccagcctcccaagtacagcTCCCAAACCGGAAGTCCGAGCGGGCGGCTCGGGGCACCGAGGGCGCATGCGCGAGGGCTGCGACCGCGACTCAGTCTCCGCGGAGCCTGGGCGGGAGTAGCGGGTGGGCCCCGTGGAGCCGCCGAACTTCCGGAACTCAGCCGCGACCCCTTCCCAGCTTCCCGTCCGGTCCGCCGCAGCGATTGTCTCGGTGG
The window above is part of the Macaca fascicularis isolate 582-1 chromosome 7, T2T-MFA8v1.1 genome. Proteins encoded here:
- the ZSCAN29 gene encoding zinc finger and SCAN domain-containing protein 29 isoform X1 — encoded protein: MMAKSALRENGTNSESFRQRFRRFHYQEVAGPREAFSQLWELCCRWLRPEVRTKEQIVELLVLEQFLTVLPGEIQNWVQEQCPENGEEAVTLVEDLEREPGRPGSLVTVSVKGQEVRLEKMTPPKSSQELLSVRQESVEPQPRGVPKKERARSPDLGPQEQMNPKEKLKPFQRSGFPFPQSSVVSRLEQGEPWIPDLLGSKEKELPSGSHTGDRRVHADLLPSKKDRRSWVEQDHWSFEDEKVAGVHWGYEETRTLLAILSQTEFYEALKSCHKNSQVYGAVAERLREYGFLRTLEQCRTKFKGLQKSYRKVKSGHPPETCPFFEEMKALMSAQVIALPSNGLEEAASHSCLVSNDAKTEEPGRRGWQHEEGAEEAVAQESDSDDMDLEATPQDPNSTAAVVFRNPGGVHWGYEETKTYLAILSETQFYETLRNCHRNSQLYGAVAKRLREYGFLRTPEQCRTKFKSLQTSYRKVKNGQAPETCPFFEEMDALVSVRVAVPSNDGQEETASCPIQGTSEAKAQKQAEEADETTEDDSDDEEDTEILPGAVITRAPVLFQSPRGFEAGFENEDNSKRDISEEVQLHRTLLARSERKIPRYLNQGKGNESDCRSGRQWAKTSGEKRGKLTLPEKSLSDVLSQQRPCLGERPYKHLKYSKGFGPNSLLMHQGSHQVENPYKCADCGKSFSRSARLIRHRRIHTGEKPYKCLDCGKSFRDSSNFITHRRIHTGEKPYQCGECGKRFNQSSSLIIHQRTHTGEKPYQCEECGKSFNNSSHFSAHRRIHTGERPHVCTDCGKSFSKSSDLRAHHRTHTGEKPYGCHDCGKCFSKSSALNKHREIHAREKLLSQSAPK
- the ZSCAN29 gene encoding zinc finger and SCAN domain-containing protein 29 isoform X2, translated to MSRKWRGGSDSRGRFRKRAWKTWIFGFPFPQSSVVSRLEQGEPWIPDLLGSKEKELPSGSHTGDRRVHADLLPSKKDRRSWVEQDHWSFEDEKVAGVHWGYEETRTLLAILSQTEFYEALKSCHKNSQVYGAVAERLREYGFLRTLEQCRTKFKGLQKSYRKVKSGHPPETCPFFEEMKALMSAQVIALPSNGLEEAASHSCLVSNDAKTEEPGRRGWQHEEGAEEAVAQESDSDDMDLEATPQDPNSTAAVVFRNPGGVHWGYEETKTYLAILSETQFYETLRNCHRNSQLYGAVAKRLREYGFLRTPEQCRTKFKSLQTSYRKVKNGQAPETCPFFEEMDALVSVRVAVPSNDGQEETASCPIQGTSEAKAQKQAEEADETTEDDSDDEEDTEILPGAVITRAPVLFQSPRGFEAGFENEDNSKRDISEEVQLHRTLLARSERKIPRYLNQGKGNESDCRSGRQWAKTSGEKRGKLTLPEKSLSDVLSQQRPCLGERPYKHLKYSKGFGPNSLLMHQGSHQVENPYKCADCGKSFSRSARLIRHRRIHTGEKPYKCLDCGKSFRDSSNFITHRRIHTGEKPYQCGECGKRFNQSSSLIIHQRTHTGEKPYQCEECGKSFNNSSHFSAHRRIHTGERPHVCTDCGKSFSKSSDLRAHHRTHTGEKPYGCHDCGKCFSKSSALNKHREIHAREKLLSQSAPK